A genomic stretch from Achromobacter spanius includes:
- a CDS encoding Zn-ribbon domain-containing OB-fold protein — MTVSDPKESVSQGVEAQYRQALDQGRFLIQRCGGCDRAVFYPRMVCPHCGADKLTFAPADGRGTVYSTTVVRRKPDAGGDYNVALIDLQEGVRLMSRVEGVAPADVRIGMPVRARVIQQDGHGLVVFDPTQEAA, encoded by the coding sequence ATGACTGTTTCCGATCCCAAGGAAAGCGTGTCGCAGGGCGTCGAGGCGCAGTACCGCCAGGCGCTCGACCAGGGCCGTTTTCTTATTCAACGCTGCGGCGGCTGCGACCGCGCGGTGTTCTATCCGCGCATGGTCTGCCCGCACTGCGGCGCCGACAAACTGACTTTTGCACCCGCCGACGGACGCGGCACTGTTTATTCCACCACCGTCGTGCGCCGCAAGCCCGATGCTGGGGGCGACTACAACGTGGCGCTGATCGACCTGCAAGAAGGCGTGCGGCTGATGAGCCGCGTGGAAGGCGTCGCCCCCGCCGACGTGCGTATCGGCATGCCTGTGCGCGCCCGCGTGATCCAACAAGACGGCCACGGCCTTGTGGTCTTCGACCCCACCCAGGAGGCGGCATGA
- a CDS encoding acyl-CoA dehydrogenase family protein: MNLTWTPQERQFRDEVRAFATTQLPADIRDKVLRHQRLERDDYVRWHNILADHGWGAPNWPVEHGGTGWNALQRLIFEVECSKAGAPRLLPFGLSMIGPVLMKYGSAEQQARLLPRIPRVQDWWCQGYSEPGSGSDLASLKTRAVRDGDDYIVNGQKTWTTLAQYADWMFCLVRTDPDARAQRGISMLLLDMRAPGVTVRPIRTLDGGHDVNEVWLENVRVPVANLVGEENQGWTYAKYLLGHERTGIAGLGHCHRELGILKQMAAQAQSRGKPLLAESRFRDRISRIEVDIMALEMLLLRVASSNDGTPGPEASVLKIRGSEIQQDLAMLQMEVAGPDAWPYDPDWLLADNDTHGPGPEMAAAAGAGYADMRKTSIYGGTTEVQKGIIARLVLGL, from the coding sequence ATGAACCTGACCTGGACGCCGCAAGAGCGCCAATTCCGCGACGAGGTGCGCGCGTTCGCCACCACCCAGTTGCCCGCCGATATCCGAGACAAGGTGTTGCGCCATCAGCGCCTGGAGCGCGACGATTACGTGCGATGGCACAACATCCTGGCGGACCACGGCTGGGGCGCGCCCAACTGGCCCGTGGAGCATGGCGGCACGGGGTGGAACGCCTTGCAGCGCCTGATCTTCGAAGTGGAATGCTCCAAGGCCGGCGCGCCGCGCCTGCTGCCATTCGGCTTGTCGATGATCGGCCCGGTGCTGATGAAATACGGCAGCGCGGAACAGCAGGCGCGCCTGTTGCCACGCATTCCGCGCGTGCAGGACTGGTGGTGCCAGGGCTATTCCGAACCAGGTTCGGGTTCTGACCTGGCGTCGCTGAAAACGCGCGCCGTGCGCGATGGCGATGACTACATCGTCAATGGCCAGAAGACCTGGACCACGCTGGCGCAGTACGCCGACTGGATGTTCTGCCTGGTCCGCACCGACCCTGACGCCCGCGCGCAGCGCGGCATTTCGATGCTGCTGCTGGACATGCGCGCGCCGGGCGTGACGGTGCGCCCCATCCGCACGCTGGACGGCGGCCACGACGTGAACGAAGTCTGGCTGGAAAACGTGCGCGTGCCGGTGGCCAATCTGGTGGGCGAAGAGAACCAGGGCTGGACCTACGCCAAATACCTGCTGGGCCATGAGCGCACCGGTATCGCCGGCCTGGGCCATTGCCATCGCGAACTGGGCATCTTGAAACAGATGGCGGCGCAAGCGCAATCGCGCGGCAAGCCGCTGCTGGCCGAAAGCCGTTTCCGTGACCGCATTTCGCGTATTGAAGTCGACATCATGGCGCTGGAAATGCTGCTGCTGCGCGTGGCTTCCAGCAACGACGGCACGCCGGGTCCGGAAGCGTCGGTGCTGAAGATACGCGGATCCGAGATCCAGCAGGATCTGGCCATGCTGCAAATGGAAGTGGCGGGGCCGGACGCCTGGCCTTACGACCCCGACTGGCTGCTGGCCGACAACGACACCCACGGACCCGGCCCCGAGATGGCCGCCGCCGCCGGCGCGGGCTATGCCGATATGCGCAAGACCTCCATCTACGGCGGCACGACCGAAGTGCAGAAGGGCATCATCGCCCGCCTGGTGCTGGGCCTGTAG
- a CDS encoding acyl-CoA dehydrogenase family protein: MDFLYTEEQRMLADSLRRLVDQAWTTPQRRARQSSGVLDPKAWGALAELGVLGLTISQDFGGFGEVPASLLPVHLELGRGLVSEPVIPSAVMGAALLDACGDAARGRWLPAIASGEALVSVAYQEPGRRYDTRPQDCRAAKSAQGWRLDGVKHLVWHGAAASAWLVSALGADGQTVLLAVPADASGVRVTDTPTLDGARCARLDFNAVGLPADALLAEGPQADEALAQALQWGTAALCAHAAGAIDRLLEITVDYLKTREQFGQPLASFQALQHRLAEMLVAKELALSMAYVAVAALTEPDAVQRRRMIASAKLEAARAGRQVAQMAVQLHGGMGMTDELDVGDYFKRLTMVDQLLGDTAEQLAVLEELAILEEQA; the protein is encoded by the coding sequence ATGGATTTCCTCTATACAGAAGAACAGCGCATGCTGGCCGACAGCCTGCGCCGCCTGGTGGACCAGGCATGGACAACTCCCCAACGCCGCGCGCGCCAAAGCTCTGGCGTGCTGGACCCCAAGGCTTGGGGCGCATTGGCCGAACTTGGGGTGCTGGGCCTGACCATTTCGCAAGACTTCGGCGGCTTCGGCGAAGTTCCCGCCAGCCTCTTGCCCGTGCACTTGGAGCTGGGCCGTGGGCTGGTGTCCGAGCCGGTCATCCCCAGCGCGGTCATGGGCGCGGCGCTGCTGGATGCTTGCGGTGACGCCGCGCGCGGCCGCTGGTTGCCAGCCATTGCCTCGGGCGAGGCGCTTGTCAGCGTGGCCTATCAGGAACCCGGCCGCCGCTACGACACCCGGCCGCAGGATTGCCGCGCTGCCAAATCCGCCCAGGGCTGGCGGCTGGACGGCGTCAAGCACCTCGTGTGGCACGGCGCGGCGGCAAGCGCATGGCTGGTCAGCGCGTTGGGGGCGGACGGCCAGACGGTGCTGCTGGCGGTGCCTGCTGATGCGTCGGGCGTGCGGGTTACCGACACGCCCACGCTGGACGGCGCCCGCTGCGCCCGGCTGGATTTCAACGCGGTGGGCCTGCCCGCCGACGCCTTGCTGGCGGAAGGCCCGCAGGCCGACGAGGCCTTGGCCCAGGCCTTGCAGTGGGGCACGGCGGCGCTGTGCGCGCACGCGGCCGGCGCCATCGACCGCCTGCTGGAAATCACCGTCGATTATCTGAAGACCCGCGAGCAGTTCGGCCAGCCGCTGGCGTCGTTCCAAGCCTTGCAGCACCGCCTGGCCGAGATGCTGGTGGCCAAGGAACTGGCCTTGTCGATGGCCTATGTGGCCGTGGCCGCGTTGACGGAGCCCGATGCCGTGCAACGCCGCCGCATGATTGCGTCGGCCAAGCTGGAGGCCGCACGCGCCGGACGCCAGGTGGCGCAGATGGCGGTGCAATTGCATGGCGGCATGGGCATGACCGACGAACTGGACGTGGGCGACTACTTCAAGCGACTGACCATGGTGGATCAGTTGCTGGGCGACACCGCCGAACAACTGGCGGTTCTGGAGGAATTGGCGATTCTTGAGGAGCAGGCATGA
- the paaG gene encoding 2-(1,2-epoxy-1,2-dihydrophenyl)acetyl-CoA isomerase PaaG, whose translation MSATQNTTGEDFTQIQFTLSDGVGVITLNRPDRLNSFTEVMHAELARALDVMEAHAGLRGLVITGAGRGFCAGQDLSERKPAEDGARRDLSQMLEKCYRPLITRLRALPVPVVCVMNGVAAGAGASLVLACDVVFAVQSARFVQAFSKIGLLPDAGGTWFLPRLVGSARAMGAALFGESVSATQAEAWGLIWRVVPDESLASTLSDITATLATGPTRAYAATKAALHASSGNTLAQQFDLECQLQRELGYTDDYLEGMRAFAEKRPPAFTGT comes from the coding sequence ATGAGCGCGACGCAGAACACCACGGGCGAAGATTTCACGCAGATTCAGTTCACGCTGTCTGACGGCGTCGGCGTGATTACGCTGAACCGGCCAGACCGGCTCAATAGTTTCACCGAGGTCATGCACGCCGAACTGGCGCGCGCGCTGGATGTCATGGAGGCGCACGCGGGCTTGCGCGGGCTGGTCATCACCGGCGCGGGCCGGGGCTTTTGCGCGGGGCAGGACTTAAGCGAGCGCAAGCCTGCCGAAGATGGCGCGCGGCGCGACCTTAGCCAGATGCTTGAGAAGTGCTATCGGCCCTTGATCACCCGCTTGCGCGCGCTGCCGGTGCCGGTGGTGTGCGTGATGAACGGCGTGGCGGCGGGCGCGGGCGCCAGCCTGGTATTGGCGTGCGATGTGGTGTTCGCCGTGCAGTCGGCACGTTTCGTGCAGGCCTTCAGCAAGATCGGCTTGTTGCCCGATGCGGGCGGCACGTGGTTCTTGCCGCGCCTGGTGGGTTCGGCCCGGGCCATGGGCGCGGCCTTGTTTGGCGAGTCGGTCAGCGCCACCCAGGCGGAAGCGTGGGGGCTGATCTGGCGCGTGGTGCCGGACGAGTCTCTGGCGTCAACCTTGTCGGACATCACGGCCACCTTGGCCACGGGGCCCACGCGCGCGTATGCGGCCACCAAGGCCGCGCTGCATGCGTCCAGCGGCAATACGCTGGCGCAGCAGTTCGACCTGGAATGCCAGTTGCAGCGCGAGCTGGGCTACACCGACGACTACCTGGAAGGCATGCGCGCCTTCGCTGAAAAGCGGCCGCCCGCGTTTACCGGAACCTGA
- a CDS encoding LysR family transcriptional regulator: protein MHFDLADLRLFIHIAESPSLTQAAKRAHLSLAAVSVRIKALENQLNSRLLYRDSRGVEITPAGQKLLQHARVIMRQVDHLKHDFQEQSDGDAGHIRIFANTTAVTEFMPDILAQFLSVHPGVTVDLQERLTRDIVRGVLDGTTDLGIVAGPVDAPELQAIHFSTDRLVLVVPNGHPLQDQDKVKLVDAVRYPFITMHEGSTLVAFLRDQLERGGQRLPQRIQLYSFDSICRMVQAGVGIGVIPDSAARRYGADTKLRVVELDEPWVVRERKLLVRDVDALPGCARELIEQIQTPRKP from the coding sequence ATGCACTTCGACCTCGCCGACCTACGCCTGTTCATCCACATCGCTGAATCTCCCAGCCTGACCCAGGCTGCGAAACGCGCGCATCTGTCCCTGGCCGCCGTCAGCGTGCGGATCAAGGCACTTGAGAACCAGCTCAATTCCCGCTTGCTGTACCGCGACAGCCGGGGCGTGGAAATCACGCCCGCCGGCCAGAAGCTGCTACAGCACGCCCGCGTCATCATGCGGCAGGTCGACCACCTGAAGCATGACTTCCAGGAACAGTCCGATGGCGACGCCGGGCATATCCGCATCTTCGCCAACACCACGGCCGTCACCGAATTCATGCCGGACATCCTGGCGCAATTCCTGTCGGTGCATCCGGGGGTCACGGTCGACCTGCAAGAACGCCTGACGCGCGACATCGTGCGCGGCGTGCTGGACGGCACCACCGACCTGGGCATCGTCGCCGGCCCGGTGGACGCCCCCGAGCTACAAGCCATTCACTTCAGCACCGACCGGCTGGTGCTGGTGGTGCCCAACGGCCATCCGCTGCAAGACCAGGACAAGGTCAAGCTGGTGGACGCGGTGCGCTACCCATTCATCACCATGCACGAAGGCTCCACGCTGGTGGCCTTTTTGCGCGACCAGTTGGAACGCGGCGGCCAACGCCTGCCGCAGCGCATCCAGTTGTACAGCTTTGATTCCATCTGCCGCATGGTGCAGGCCGGCGTGGGCATCGGCGTGATTCCCGATTCCGCCGCCCGCCGCTATGGCGCCGACACCAAGTTGCGCGTGGTGGAGCTTGATGAACCCTGGGTGGTGCGCGAACGCAAGCTGCTGGTGCGCGACGTCGACGCCCTGCCCGGCTGCGCGCGCGAACTGATAGAACAGATCCAGACACCGCGCAAGCCCTAA
- a CDS encoding FAS1-like dehydratase domain-containing protein, which translates to MTSTDPAAWIGSGERKPDAMDPGHAARIAATLGGIAPAQGDALPPLWQWAFFISTVGMDGLGTDGHPSRGGFLPPAQDRNRMWAGGRVEFRQPLKVGVPAERVSTVLKVEEKAGRTGALLFVTVRHEYHQAGEIVIQEEQDIVYRQPSPPKLVGSEPAPDAQWRDTVNPTSVLLFRYSAVTFNGHRIHYDHPYVTEVEGYPGLVVHGPLIATEMVAAFTRAHPKARPTHLSYRGLRPLISPTPFQVAGRLTEPGVAQLWAEQDGTLAHQAELRFTE; encoded by the coding sequence ATGACTTCTACGGATCCGGCAGCCTGGATCGGCAGCGGCGAACGCAAGCCGGACGCCATGGACCCCGGCCACGCCGCGCGCATCGCGGCCACCCTGGGCGGCATTGCCCCGGCCCAGGGCGACGCCTTGCCGCCCTTGTGGCAGTGGGCGTTTTTCATCAGCACGGTGGGCATGGATGGCTTGGGGACAGATGGCCACCCTTCGCGCGGCGGCTTCCTGCCGCCCGCGCAGGACCGCAACCGCATGTGGGCGGGCGGCCGGGTGGAATTCCGTCAGCCCTTGAAGGTGGGCGTGCCTGCCGAGCGCGTCTCCACGGTGCTCAAGGTGGAAGAGAAAGCGGGCCGCACCGGCGCCTTGCTGTTCGTCACCGTGCGCCACGAATACCACCAGGCGGGTGAAATCGTCATCCAGGAAGAGCAGGACATCGTCTACCGCCAGCCGTCGCCGCCCAAGCTCGTGGGCAGCGAACCCGCGCCAGACGCCCAATGGCGAGACACCGTCAACCCCACGTCCGTGCTGCTGTTCCGCTATTCGGCGGTGACGTTCAACGGCCATCGCATCCATTACGACCACCCCTATGTGACGGAAGTCGAAGGCTATCCAGGCCTGGTCGTCCACGGCCCGTTGATCGCCACGGAAATGGTCGCGGCGTTCACCCGCGCCCATCCGAAGGCACGCCCCACGCACCTGAGCTACCGCGGCCTGCGTCCGCTGATTTCGCCCACCCCCTTCCAGGTGGCCGGCCGCTTGACCGAGCCGGGCGTCGCCCAGTTGTGGGCCGAGCAGGACGGCACGCTGGCCCACCAAGCCGAACTGAGGTTTACCGAATGA
- a CDS encoding CaiB/BaiF CoA transferase family protein: MSTPASRPLDGITVVSLEHAIAAPFCTRQLADMGARVIKIERPGSGDFARGYDERVRGLSSHFVWTNRSKESLTLDLKREEAGDVMQRLLESADVLVQNLAPGAAARLGLSFDTLHARFPRLIVCDISGYGEGGPYQDKKAYDLLIQSESGFLSVTGTQDDPVKAGCSIADIAAGMYAYSAILNALLLRQKTGLGSRLDVSMLESMVEWMGFPMYYAFEGAKPPVRAGAAHASIYPYGPFPVGDGSTIMLGLQNEREWRVFCAQVLRQATLAEDPRFISNSQRTANRDALRDLIVAAFADLSIEQVTQRLEDAQIANARVNDMAGVWAHPQLQARARWSQVDSPAGMLPALLPPASSNAFAPRMAAVPGVGQNTDAVLASLGYAPDQVAQFHASEVV; encoded by the coding sequence ATGAGCACACCGGCATCCCGCCCCTTGGACGGCATTACCGTCGTCAGCCTGGAACACGCCATCGCCGCGCCGTTTTGCACCCGCCAATTGGCGGACATGGGCGCGCGCGTCATCAAGATCGAACGGCCGGGCAGCGGCGATTTCGCGCGTGGCTACGACGAGCGCGTGCGCGGCCTGTCTTCGCACTTCGTCTGGACCAACCGTTCCAAGGAAAGCCTGACGCTGGATCTGAAACGCGAAGAGGCTGGCGACGTCATGCAACGCCTGCTGGAGTCGGCCGACGTGCTGGTGCAAAACCTGGCGCCCGGCGCGGCGGCGCGCCTGGGCCTGTCGTTCGACACCTTGCACGCACGCTTCCCGCGTCTGATCGTTTGCGACATCTCGGGTTACGGCGAAGGCGGCCCGTACCAGGACAAGAAGGCGTATGACCTGTTGATCCAGAGCGAAAGCGGCTTTCTGTCGGTCACCGGCACGCAGGACGATCCGGTCAAGGCCGGGTGTTCCATCGCCGATATCGCGGCGGGCATGTATGCGTATTCAGCCATCCTGAACGCCTTGCTGCTGCGCCAGAAAACCGGCCTGGGCAGCCGCCTGGACGTGTCCATGCTGGAGAGCATGGTCGAGTGGATGGGCTTTCCCATGTACTACGCCTTCGAAGGCGCCAAGCCGCCCGTGCGCGCGGGCGCGGCGCATGCGTCCATCTACCCCTATGGCCCGTTCCCGGTGGGTGATGGGTCGACCATCATGCTGGGCCTGCAGAACGAACGCGAATGGCGAGTGTTCTGCGCGCAGGTGCTGCGCCAGGCCACGCTGGCCGAAGACCCGCGTTTCATCTCGAATTCGCAGCGCACCGCCAACCGCGACGCCCTGCGCGATTTGATCGTGGCGGCGTTTGCGGACTTGTCGATTGAACAGGTTACGCAGCGGCTGGAAGACGCGCAGATCGCCAACGCCCGCGTCAACGACATGGCGGGCGTATGGGCGCACCCGCAATTGCAGGCGCGCGCGCGCTGGAGCCAGGTCGACAGCCCGGCGGGCATGCTGCCCGCCTTGCTGCCGCCCGCCAGCAGCAACGCCTTCGCGCCGCGCATGGCGGCGGTGCCCGGCGTGGGCCAAAACACGGATGCGGTGCTAGCATCGTTGGGATACGCGCCGGATCAGGTGGCGCAATTCCATGCATCGGAGGTCGTGTGA
- a CDS encoding HpcH/HpaI aldolase/citrate lyase family protein: MTHSVVRSALFVPASRAERIPKALAAGADTVIVDLEDAVEHLAKASAREALCDFLGTHRDVRLWVRINDASTSWHDDDLKACRGRPNIAGILLPKAETLAQVRHVAQTGLPVIPLIETARGMLNAGEVAATPGVARLAFGSLDYALDMGLTPDTPGAETVLDHARVQVLLHTRSAGLEPALDGVFPGVQDTFGLSQAASRAQQMGFGGMLCIHPAQVPVIHAAFVPAREELDWARRVIAAHRDTAAGTFMLDGKMVDAPVIARARLVLAQAGEQAPT; this comes from the coding sequence GTGACGCATTCCGTCGTTCGTAGCGCCCTGTTCGTGCCGGCGTCCCGCGCCGAGCGCATCCCCAAAGCGCTGGCCGCGGGGGCCGACACCGTTATCGTGGACCTGGAAGACGCCGTCGAGCATCTGGCCAAGGCGTCCGCCCGCGAGGCACTGTGCGACTTCCTGGGGACGCATCGCGACGTCCGCCTGTGGGTGCGCATCAACGATGCCTCCACGTCCTGGCACGACGATGACTTGAAAGCGTGTCGCGGCCGGCCCAACATTGCCGGTATCCTGCTGCCCAAGGCCGAAACGCTGGCGCAGGTGCGGCATGTGGCGCAGACCGGGCTGCCGGTCATTCCCCTGATCGAAACCGCGCGCGGGATGTTGAATGCCGGCGAGGTCGCGGCCACACCCGGCGTGGCGCGGCTGGCGTTCGGCAGCCTGGACTACGCGCTGGACATGGGCCTGACGCCCGACACGCCCGGCGCCGAGACGGTGCTGGACCACGCCCGCGTGCAGGTGTTGCTGCATACCCGTTCGGCGGGCCTTGAGCCTGCGCTGGACGGCGTATTTCCCGGCGTGCAGGACACGTTCGGCCTGAGTCAGGCGGCCAGCCGCGCCCAGCAGATGGGATTCGGCGGCATGCTGTGCATCCACCCGGCGCAAGTGCCGGTCATCCACGCCGCCTTCGTGCCGGCGCGCGAAGAGCTCGACTGGGCGCGCCGCGTTATCGCCGCGCATCGCGATACGGCGGCGGGCACCTTCATGCTGGACGGCAAGATGGTCGATGCGCCCGTCATCGCGCGCGCGCGCCTGGTGCTGGCGCAAGCCGGCGAACAGGCGCCCACATGA
- a CDS encoding sugar kinase, with the protein MSDALFIGHTYIDVTVLADQWPTGDEKSVARDYAVSFGGNAVTAAFACGRLGTPPDLICSLAPDWLGHMYTDMAAAHGITLHSRHVRRSSLSFIMPRHGKRAIVRARDVEYLNEFPKLDIGGYRALHLDGHQPDAALHYARACRQAGVLTSLDGGGMRENTDELLRFIDVAVCAERMCEQLGLSPEGLLDLLKARGCRIGAVTMGERGMLWYDETGRVDTLPSLDVPGDRIVDTSGAGDVFHGAYVWSYLNRPELPWLEHFTFARAASAHKIQFLGNEAGLPRVEDVERAMMGFAAKG; encoded by the coding sequence ATGAGCGATGCGCTCTTCATCGGGCACACCTACATTGACGTCACCGTGCTGGCGGACCAATGGCCAACCGGTGACGAAAAAAGCGTGGCGCGGGACTACGCCGTGTCGTTCGGCGGCAACGCCGTCACGGCGGCATTCGCCTGCGGCCGGCTGGGCACGCCGCCCGATCTGATCTGTTCGCTGGCCCCCGACTGGCTGGGCCATATGTACACCGACATGGCGGCCGCGCACGGCATCACGCTGCATTCGCGGCATGTGCGCCGTTCGTCGCTGTCGTTCATCATGCCCAGGCACGGCAAGCGCGCCATCGTGCGGGCGCGGGACGTTGAATACCTGAATGAGTTTCCGAAGCTGGATATCGGCGGCTATCGCGCACTGCACCTGGACGGCCACCAGCCCGACGCCGCGCTGCATTACGCGCGGGCGTGCCGTCAAGCGGGCGTGCTGACGTCGTTGGACGGCGGCGGCATGCGCGAGAACACCGACGAGCTGCTGCGGTTTATCGACGTGGCGGTCTGCGCGGAGCGCATGTGCGAACAATTGGGCTTGAGCCCGGAAGGCTTGCTGGACCTGCTGAAAGCCCGAGGCTGCCGTATCGGCGCCGTCACGATGGGCGAGCGCGGCATGCTTTGGTACGACGAGACGGGGCGGGTGGATACCTTGCCGTCGTTGGACGTGCCAGGCGATCGCATTGTGGACACGTCAGGGGCGGGCGACGTGTTTCACGGCGCTTATGTGTGGTCGTACTTGAACCGGCCCGAATTGCCTTGGCTGGAACACTTCACCTTCGCGCGCGCGGCGTCTGCGCACAAGATTCAATTTTTGGGGAACGAGGCCGGGTTGCCGCGGGTTGAGGATGTGGAGCGCGCGATGATGGGGTTCGCGGCGAAGGGGTGA
- a CDS encoding 2-amino-4-hydroxy-6-hydroxymethyldihydropteridine diphosphokinase has translation MSPPLVRAYIGLGANLGDSAATLRGVLTELQASDGIKAVAASPFYRSAPVEAAGPDFVNAVAALDTDLSPLALLDTLQALENLHGRQRPYRNAPRTLDLDLLMYGDVALNHERLILPHPRMHQRAFVLLPLRDLVADMVVLGRPISAWIDEIRDQAIERVVG, from the coding sequence GTGTCGCCCCCCTTGGTCCGCGCCTATATCGGCCTGGGCGCCAACCTGGGCGACAGCGCGGCCACCTTGCGTGGCGTGCTGACCGAACTGCAGGCCTCGGACGGCATCAAGGCGGTGGCGGCGTCACCGTTCTACCGCAGCGCCCCGGTCGAGGCCGCCGGCCCAGATTTCGTGAATGCCGTCGCGGCGCTGGACACGGATCTTTCGCCCCTGGCGTTGCTGGATACGCTGCAGGCGCTGGAAAATCTGCATGGGCGGCAGCGTCCGTATAGGAACGCGCCTCGCACGCTGGACCTGGACCTGCTGATGTATGGGGACGTGGCGTTGAATCACGAACGGCTGATCTTGCCGCATCCACGGATGCATCAACGCGCGTTCGTGCTGTTGCCGCTGCGTGATCTGGTGGCGGACATGGTGGTGCTAGGCCGGCCGATTTCGGCATGGATTGATGAGATTCGGGATCAAGCGATTGAGCGGGTGGTGGGGTGA
- the pcnB gene encoding polynucleotide adenylyltransferase PcnB: MITETIKKFVGRLFAPAPRGPLRIGRDKHGIDRRNVSRHAIKVCEVLRQHGYEGYIVGGAVRDLIVGLEPKDFDVATNATPEQIRPLFRRARIIGRRFQLVHVVFGQEIIETSTFRAPASEDQETDEHGRILRDNVFGSQEEDAKRRDFTMNALYYDPHNEEVIDYHDGVADLKKRQVRIIGDPVKRYREDPVRMLRAVRFAAKLNGTIDPATRQPISTMAELIENVPASRLFDEMLKLLTCGHAMDCLRQLRADGLHNGLLPLLDVVLEQPGGEHFVELALERTDARVRAGKTISPSFLFAALLWQQVDVRWKQLRAQGEHTIPALSQAADSVLDEQTEKLAIQRRFSSDMREIWFMQPRFERRMGKTIFRMIEQPRFRASCDFLQLRAAAGEFDSVLAQWWMDLANADDVTRADMIEEVSRLPREAGDGGPSGPASSSSTRKRRRPRRSPSRGPSTPE, translated from the coding sequence ATGATCACTGAAACCATAAAAAAATTCGTCGGCCGCTTGTTCGCGCCGGCACCTCGGGGGCCGTTGCGCATTGGGCGCGACAAGCACGGCATCGACCGCCGTAACGTTTCGCGCCACGCCATCAAGGTCTGCGAAGTCTTGCGCCAGCACGGCTATGAAGGTTATATCGTGGGCGGCGCGGTGCGCGACCTGATCGTGGGCCTTGAGCCCAAGGATTTCGACGTGGCCACCAACGCCACGCCCGAACAGATCCGCCCGCTGTTTCGCCGCGCCCGCATCATTGGCCGCCGCTTCCAGCTGGTACACGTGGTGTTCGGCCAGGAAATCATCGAAACGTCCACCTTCCGCGCCCCCGCGTCCGAAGACCAGGAAACCGACGAGCACGGCCGCATCCTGCGCGACAACGTATTCGGCTCGCAGGAAGAAGACGCCAAGCGCCGCGACTTCACCATGAACGCGCTGTACTACGACCCGCACAACGAGGAAGTCATTGACTACCACGACGGCGTGGCCGACCTGAAAAAGCGCCAGGTCCGCATCATCGGCGACCCGGTCAAGCGTTACCGCGAAGACCCGGTGCGCATGCTGCGCGCCGTGCGTTTCGCCGCCAAGCTCAACGGCACGATCGACCCGGCCACGCGCCAGCCGATCAGCACCATGGCCGAGCTCATCGAAAACGTGCCGGCCTCGCGCCTGTTCGACGAGATGCTCAAGCTGCTGACCTGCGGCCACGCCATGGACTGCCTGCGCCAGTTGCGCGCCGACGGCCTGCACAACGGCCTGCTGCCCTTGCTGGACGTGGTGCTGGAACAGCCCGGTGGCGAGCACTTCGTGGAACTGGCGCTGGAACGCACCGACGCGCGCGTGCGCGCCGGCAAGACGATCAGCCCCAGCTTCCTGTTTGCCGCGCTGCTGTGGCAGCAGGTGGATGTGCGCTGGAAACAGTTGCGCGCACAAGGCGAACACACCATTCCGGCGCTTTCGCAAGCGGCGGATTCCGTGCTGGACGAGCAGACCGAAAAGCTGGCCATCCAGCGCCGCTTCTCGTCGGACATGCGCGAAATCTGGTTCATGCAGCCGCGTTTTGAACGCCGCATGGGCAAGACGATTTTCCGCATGATCGAACAACCGCGTTTTCGCGCCTCCTGCGATTTCCTGCAGTTGCGCGCCGCCGCCGGCGAGTTCGACAGCGTGTTGGCCCAGTGGTGGATGGACCTGGCCAATGCCGACGACGTCACCCGCGCCGACATGATCGAAGAAGTCTCGCGGCTGCCGCGCGAAGCCGGCGACGGTGGCCCCAGCGGCCCGGCCTCGTCGTCGTCCACGCGCAAGCGTCGGCGCCCGCGCCGCTCGCCGTCGCGCGGCCCGTCCACCCCCGAGTAA